DNA from Roseimicrobium sp. ORNL1:
TTCGGGAAGGCACTTCGTGGCACCTTATATCCCCCGAGGACAGTATTGTACCAGCGGTCCCATGCCGTTTACGAATCAGACGGACACGGGCATCGGGTCAAGATCTCCGGAAGCGTGCGTTCTTTGGCCAGCATCATCTATCACGACGATCGGAAACCGCTGAAGAGGTGGCTGGGTTCACAGATTACCTACGCCGAGCAAGAGGCGAACCATCTGCTGAACCCTCCAGAAACCGGCCTGAATTTTGCAGACCGGCTCAGGTTGCGCATCTTCGTGGCTCCAGTCCTGGTCTTTCTGTACACCTTGCTTTGGAAGCGGCTGGTGCTCGACGGGTTTGCCGGCTGGCACTACGTGTTCCAGCGCACGCTTGCCGAGTTGATGCTATCGCTCAAGATTCTGGACCAGAAGTTGCGCAGGAAGAGTTAGGAAAATGTCGAGACCGCAATCCTCCAAGTAAGAGGATTGCACCGTCGGATACGTCCAGCGATTACCGGGAAAGACCAGTTGCTGGGTCAAAAGTGAT
Protein-coding regions in this window:
- a CDS encoding glycosyltransferase family 2 protein; this encodes MDLSQITPLIITYNEEANISRVLGRLTWAQEIVVIDSGSTDKTLELVAGFPQARVVTRAFDSFASQCNFGLAQVSTPWVLSLDADYVLGQGFEDELRGVDGETSGYRAQFRYCIFGKALRGTLYPPRTVLYQRSHAVYESDGHGHRVKISGSVRSLASIIYHDDRKPLKRWLGSQITYAEQEANHLLNPPETGLNFADRLRLRIFVAPVLVFLYTLLWKRLVLDGFAGWHYVFQRTLAELMLSLKILDQKLRRKS